Proteins encoded within one genomic window of Candidatus Berkiella cookevillensis:
- the atpG gene encoding F0F1 ATP synthase subunit gamma gives MSGAKEIRTKIKSIKSTQKITRAMEMVAASKMRKAQQRMNEARPYAEKIATVISHVAHSQPEYRHPYMISREEKNVGIILLSSDRGLCGGLNANMFRYLLQECERFEKEGKKVSFCAIGSKAEGFLKRFKVPILASASKIGDHPEIADVIGPVGAMLKSYDDRKLDSLYIYHNQFLNTMSQKPVIKKVLPIVPDNVNFNVEPSKSKFWDYIYEPDAKELLDLLLTRFLESQVYHAIVENFACEQSARMIAMKSASENAGELIDSLQLVYNKARQSAITQELSEIVSGAAAV, from the coding sequence ATGTCAGGCGCAAAAGAGATACGCACAAAGATTAAGAGTATTAAAAGTACTCAAAAGATAACACGCGCGATGGAGATGGTTGCGGCGAGTAAAATGCGTAAGGCACAACAACGCATGAATGAAGCCAGACCGTATGCAGAAAAAATTGCGACGGTTATCAGCCATGTGGCACATAGCCAGCCTGAATATAGGCATCCATACATGATTTCACGAGAAGAAAAGAATGTCGGTATCATTCTTCTCTCTTCTGATCGTGGTTTGTGCGGTGGCTTGAATGCAAATATGTTTCGTTATTTGCTACAAGAATGCGAGCGTTTTGAAAAAGAAGGTAAAAAAGTTTCTTTTTGCGCCATTGGCTCGAAAGCTGAGGGATTTTTGAAAAGATTCAAAGTTCCTATTTTGGCATCTGCGAGCAAAATAGGTGATCATCCTGAAATTGCAGATGTCATTGGCCCTGTTGGCGCAATGTTAAAGTCCTACGATGACCGAAAACTAGACTCTTTGTATATTTATCATAATCAATTTTTAAATACGATGAGTCAAAAGCCGGTTATCAAAAAAGTATTACCCATTGTGCCTGATAATGTGAATTTTAATGTTGAACCATCTAAGTCTAAATTCTGGGATTATATTTATGAGCCAGATGCCAAAGAGCTGCTTGATTTATTACTCACGCGCTTTTTAGAGTCTCAGGTTTATCATGCGATTGTTGAGAATTTTGCCTGTGAACAATCAGCAAGAATGATTGCGATGAAAAGCGCTTCAGAAAATGCCGGCGAGCTAATTGATAGCTTACAGCTTGTTTACAATAAAGCCAGACAATCTGCCATTACTCAGGAGCTTTCTGAGATTGTCAGTGGCGCGGCAGCCGTTTAA
- the atpA gene encoding F0F1 ATP synthase subunit alpha — MRLNSSEISELIRQRIESADVNAKARTVGTIISVGDGIVRIHGLNDVMLGEMIKLPGDIYAMALNLERDSVGAVVLGACEHLAEGQSVECTKRILEVPVGEALLGRVVDSLGRPIDGKGEIKASQTSPIEKVAPGVIDRQSVNQPIQTGLKSIDAMIPVGRGQRELIIGDRQTGKTAIAIDTIINQKGTGVKCIYVAVGQKASSVASVVRKLEEYGAMEHTIVVAATASEAAALQFIAPYAGCAMGEYFRDQGEDALIIYDDLTKQAWAYRQISLLLKRPPGREAYPGDVFYLHSRLLERAARVNAEYVEKYTKGAVKGKTGSLTALPIIETQAGDVSAFIPTNVISITDGQIFLESDLFNANIRPAINAGLSVSRVGGAAQTKVVKKLGGGVRLALAQYRELASFSQFASDLDEATRKQLSRGQRVMESMKQKQYSPQSVAEQAVVLFAVDKGHLDDVELNLVVTFEKQLLDYMNREQKELMAEINSKGDFNDQIEAKMKAAVESFKSKQTWQLKQGE, encoded by the coding sequence ATGCGATTAAATTCTTCAGAGATAAGTGAACTTATTCGTCAGCGTATTGAAAGTGCTGATGTAAATGCAAAAGCACGAACAGTAGGTACCATTATCAGTGTGGGTGACGGTATTGTTCGTATCCATGGTCTAAATGATGTGATGCTGGGCGAAATGATTAAGCTCCCTGGCGACATCTATGCAATGGCGCTTAACTTGGAACGTGATTCCGTTGGTGCCGTGGTTTTAGGCGCTTGTGAACATTTGGCAGAAGGTCAATCTGTTGAATGCACCAAGAGAATTTTGGAAGTTCCTGTTGGTGAAGCATTATTAGGCCGCGTTGTTGATTCTTTAGGGCGTCCTATTGATGGCAAAGGCGAAATCAAAGCAAGCCAAACTTCTCCAATTGAGAAAGTAGCGCCTGGCGTAATCGACAGACAATCTGTAAACCAGCCTATTCAAACAGGCTTGAAATCTATTGATGCGATGATTCCTGTTGGTCGTGGCCAGCGAGAGTTGATTATTGGAGACAGACAAACCGGCAAAACAGCGATTGCGATTGATACTATCATCAATCAAAAGGGCACCGGTGTTAAATGTATTTATGTTGCTGTTGGGCAAAAAGCCTCATCTGTTGCGAGCGTTGTAAGAAAATTAGAAGAATATGGCGCAATGGAACATACCATTGTTGTTGCTGCAACAGCGAGTGAAGCTGCTGCGCTGCAATTTATTGCACCTTATGCCGGTTGTGCAATGGGTGAATATTTCCGTGATCAGGGCGAAGATGCATTGATCATTTATGATGATTTGACGAAACAAGCTTGGGCATATCGTCAAATTTCTTTGTTATTGAAGCGCCCCCCAGGACGTGAAGCTTATCCTGGTGACGTATTTTATTTGCACTCTCGTTTGTTAGAGCGTGCGGCGCGTGTGAACGCTGAGTATGTTGAGAAATATACAAAGGGTGCAGTTAAAGGTAAAACAGGTTCATTGACAGCCTTACCTATTATTGAAACACAAGCAGGTGACGTTTCTGCTTTCATTCCAACAAACGTTATTTCCATTACAGATGGTCAGATCTTTTTGGAAAGTGATTTGTTTAATGCGAATATTCGACCTGCGATTAACGCTGGTTTATCTGTTTCTCGTGTAGGGGGAGCAGCACAAACGAAGGTTGTTAAAAAGCTGGGTGGTGGTGTGCGACTTGCTTTGGCGCAGTACCGTGAATTGGCATCTTTCTCGCAATTTGCATCTGATTTGGATGAGGCCACACGCAAACAATTGTCTCGTGGACAACGCGTGATGGAATCAATGAAGCAAAAGCAATATTCACCACAATCAGTTGCTGAACAAGCGGTGGTTTTATTTGCGGTGGATAAAGGTCATCTCGATGACGTTGAACTAAATTTAGTCGTTACTTTTGAAAAGCAATTGCTCGATTATATGAATAGAGAGCAAAAAGAGCTAATGGCAGAAATTAATAGCAAAGGCGATTTTAATGATCAAATTGAAGCAAAAATGAAAGCAGCAGTTGAATCATTTAAATCGAAGCAAACTTGGCAATTAAAACAAGGCGAGTAA
- a CDS encoding F0F1 ATP synthase subunit delta: MASEYTVARPYAKAAFEFAALKKQLAQWSEMLEAAKSIIQNEAVENMLKDPCVSADQVMAFIYSIDAQLFNSDFKNFLNVLSENKRLPFIPYISEHFETLRAEAEQVMNVEITSAFELSDKYKEQFIQALKKRMKCEIALSAKTDASILAGAIVRAGDLLIDGSLRGKLARLNDAMGIFH, translated from the coding sequence ATGGCATCTGAATATACAGTCGCTCGCCCTTATGCAAAAGCCGCTTTTGAGTTTGCTGCCTTAAAAAAGCAATTAGCTCAATGGTCAGAGATGCTCGAGGCAGCAAAGTCGATTATTCAGAATGAAGCTGTTGAAAACATGTTGAAAGATCCCTGTGTGTCTGCCGATCAAGTCATGGCGTTTATCTATTCAATTGATGCTCAATTGTTTAATTCTGATTTTAAAAATTTTCTAAATGTATTATCGGAAAATAAACGCCTGCCTTTTATTCCCTACATTTCTGAACATTTTGAAACACTTCGTGCAGAAGCAGAGCAAGTAATGAATGTAGAAATTACTTCTGCATTCGAACTTAGTGATAAATACAAAGAACAGTTCATCCAAGCGCTGAAAAAACGCATGAAATGTGAGATCGCATTGTCTGCCAAGACAGATGCAAGCATTTTGGCTGGAGCGATTGTTCGTGCTGGTGATTTACTCATTGATGGCTCATTACGAGGTAAATTGGCTCGTTTAAATGATGCAATGGGAATTTTCCATTAG
- a CDS encoding F0F1 ATP synthase subunit B, producing the protein MNINATLLGQMITFVLFVWFTKRFVWPPINKALVDRQDKIADGLAAAEKGHAELKRAQEVSTREIKESQEKASKIIIEAQKQADHIIDGARQKAHEEGQRIIEQASHEVNQMVSDAKEALRKHVTEIALLGAEKLLEKNIDEASHLQMLDKLAQEI; encoded by the coding sequence GTGAACATTAATGCCACATTACTTGGCCAGATGATCACATTTGTTTTGTTTGTTTGGTTTACCAAGCGTTTTGTTTGGCCGCCCATTAATAAAGCACTTGTTGACAGGCAAGATAAAATCGCAGACGGGCTTGCTGCGGCCGAAAAAGGTCATGCAGAACTTAAAAGAGCGCAAGAGGTTTCTACGCGCGAAATTAAAGAAAGCCAAGAAAAAGCATCAAAAATAATTATTGAGGCGCAGAAGCAAGCGGATCATATTATCGATGGTGCTCGTCAAAAGGCGCATGAAGAAGGGCAGCGTATCATCGAGCAAGCAAGCCATGAAGTAAATCAAATGGTAAGTGATGCAAAAGAAGCATTGAGAAAGCATGTAACAGAGATCGCTTTGTTGGGTGCTGAAAAATTGCTAGAGAAAAATATCGATGAAGCGTCACATTTACAAATGCTTGATAAATTGGCACAGGAAATTTAA
- the atpE gene encoding F0F1 ATP synthase subunit C, whose amino-acid sequence MEIAEIVAHLQGITAIAVALLIGLGAFGTAIGFGLLGGKFLEGAARQPEMVPMLQVKMFIVAGLLDGVTMIGVGIALFFTFASPFLTEVLKHIPS is encoded by the coding sequence ATGGAAATCGCAGAAATTGTAGCTCACTTGCAAGGTATTACTGCCATCGCGGTTGCTTTGTTAATTGGCTTAGGTGCTTTTGGTACCGCTATTGGCTTTGGTTTATTGGGTGGCAAATTCTTAGAAGGCGCAGCTCGTCAGCCAGAAATGGTTCCTATGTTACAGGTTAAAATGTTTATCGTTGCGGGTCTATTAGACGGGGTAACCATGATTGGTGTGGGTATTGCTTTGTTCTTCACCTTCGCAAGCCCATTCTTAACTGAAGTTTTAAAACACATCCCCAGTTAA
- the atpB gene encoding F0F1 ATP synthase subunit A, which translates to MSTTGEELTAGQYIVHHLTNLSVGEGFWAINLDTLIISWIMGISFLFLFRCAAVKATSGVPGKLQNFVEVLLDFVKQQVKDTYHGKSETVAPLALTIFVWVFLMNLMDLLPVDLLPYAASMVGIHYLKVVPTTDLNLTLALSLSIFLLTIYYNIKIKGFHLLQEMFCSPFGPWFFPFNLLLRLVDELAKPISLGLRLFGNLYAGELIFILIALLPWWTQWPLGWVWAVFHILIITLQAFIFMMLSIVYIAQAHEGH; encoded by the coding sequence ATGAGCACAACAGGCGAAGAACTTACTGCAGGTCAATATATCGTTCATCACCTTACCAATCTTTCGGTTGGTGAAGGTTTTTGGGCTATTAATTTAGATACACTCATTATTTCTTGGATAATGGGCATAAGCTTTTTGTTTTTATTTAGATGTGCGGCTGTCAAAGCAACTTCTGGTGTACCGGGCAAGTTACAAAATTTTGTTGAAGTACTGCTCGATTTTGTTAAACAACAAGTGAAAGATACCTATCATGGTAAAAGCGAAACGGTTGCACCGCTTGCTTTGACCATCTTTGTTTGGGTTTTTCTCATGAACTTGATGGATTTATTGCCCGTGGACTTATTGCCTTATGCTGCGTCCATGGTGGGCATTCATTATCTTAAGGTTGTTCCTACGACCGATCTGAATCTCACGCTTGCGCTTTCGCTAAGTATCTTTTTATTAACCATTTATTACAATATTAAAATAAAAGGTTTTCATTTGCTTCAGGAGATGTTTTGTTCTCCCTTTGGTCCCTGGTTCTTCCCCTTCAATTTATTGCTACGGCTTGTAGATGAGCTGGCAAAGCCTATTTCACTCGGACTTCGTTTGTTTGGAAATTTATATGCTGGTGAACTTATTTTTATATTGATTGCCTTGCTTCCTTGGTGGACGCAATGGCCGTTAGGGTGGGTATGGGCTGTATTCCATATTTTAATTATCACCTTACAAGCCTTTATCTTTATGATGCTTTCAATTGTATATATTGCACAGGCACATGAAGGGCATTAG
- a CDS encoding ATP synthase subunit I has product MKYSFKHKDALWALISQAIFVFSLSPIIWYFWHLRAAMSFVVGGLVCLAPNIYLYRRVFAFYGAHASQQIVKALYWGEAVKIILTAIFFIGALLIPWGLPLWIFIGYLLAQIGFWLGPIYLSLKKN; this is encoded by the coding sequence ATGAAATATTCATTCAAGCACAAAGATGCTTTGTGGGCATTGATATCGCAAGCAATTTTTGTATTCAGCCTTTCTCCTATCATTTGGTATTTTTGGCATCTACGAGCCGCTATGTCGTTCGTAGTGGGTGGTTTGGTCTGTCTTGCGCCCAATATTTACTTGTATAGACGTGTATTTGCCTTTTATGGGGCACATGCTTCGCAGCAAATAGTAAAGGCTTTGTATTGGGGAGAAGCGGTCAAGATTATATTGACAGCGATTTTTTTCATAGGAGCGCTACTCATTCCTTGGGGGCTGCCACTCTGGATATTCATTGGATATCTTTTGGCTCAGATTGGATTTTGGTTAGGGCCGATTTACTTGAGTTTAAAAAAGAATTAA
- a CDS encoding ParB/RepB/Spo0J family partition protein — translation MAKKYRGLGKGLNELLSATLGPQGSTELLPSFPLEPQDNFYEDASARVPGQILKYLSVTELKGGPFQPRQTMRHEGLEQLAESIKAQGVLQPIVVRLSSISKNYEIIAGERRWRAAQLAGVEKVPVIVRDVSDEDAMTLALIENIQREDLNPMEEARALKRLADSLSLTHLEVAEAVGKSRTSVTNLLRLLALAEEVQKMLEEGHIEMGHARALLTLSASLQGQVARTIVSRALSVRETEKLVKRIQEGKPAEKMVVAVDPNIKRLEIDLAEKLGAKVNIKHGQKGGLVLIRYHNVDELEGILDHIA, via the coding sequence ATGGCTAAAAAATATAGAGGTTTAGGTAAAGGCTTAAATGAACTTTTATCTGCCACATTGGGTCCGCAAGGAAGTACCGAATTATTACCCTCTTTCCCTTTAGAGCCGCAGGATAATTTTTATGAAGATGCTTCTGCGCGTGTTCCTGGGCAAATATTAAAATATTTGTCTGTCACAGAATTAAAAGGTGGGCCTTTTCAGCCCCGCCAGACGATGCGGCATGAAGGCTTAGAACAATTAGCAGAATCTATAAAAGCGCAAGGTGTTTTGCAGCCTATTGTGGTGCGCTTATCTTCAATCTCAAAGAATTATGAAATTATTGCAGGAGAGCGTCGTTGGCGCGCTGCTCAGCTTGCTGGTGTTGAAAAAGTGCCGGTGATTGTAAGAGATGTGTCTGATGAAGATGCTATGACTTTAGCGCTGATTGAAAATATTCAGCGCGAAGATTTAAATCCGATGGAAGAGGCCAGAGCATTAAAGCGTTTGGCTGATAGTTTAAGTTTAACACATTTGGAAGTTGCTGAGGCAGTTGGCAAATCTAGAACCAGTGTTACCAATTTACTTCGATTATTAGCGCTGGCGGAAGAAGTGCAAAAAATGTTGGAAGAAGGTCATATTGAAATGGGGCATGCGCGTGCTTTGTTGACCTTATCAGCTTCGCTTCAAGGTCAGGTTGCCAGAACGATTGTCAGTCGCGCTTTATCTGTGAGAGAAACAGAAAAGCTTGTCAAAAGAATCCAAGAAGGTAAACCGGCAGAAAAGATGGTTGTTGCCGTCGATCCGAATATTAAGCGATTGGAAATTGATTTGGCCGAAAAATTGGGTGCTAAAGTAAATATTAAACATGGTCAAAAGGGTGGCTTGGTTTTAATTCGTTATCATAATGTGGATGAATTAGAGGGGATACTCGATCACATTGCTTAG